GGGAACCGACATGGGTGTACGTGAGTTATCAGAGATTGTGGGCGATACGTCGTTACGCAGGTGGCGCGGTGCAAACGTCTCCCGTGTGATGCGGCAATCGCTTGTCGACGCCCTAGGCACAGCCGCTGCTTCCGCATTGTGTGATTTGGACGGTCTGGAATTAAGTGGTGATGCCCGCATTGACGTTCCTGCCTGGGATCAATGGGATACTTACTGCTTTTCGGAGGAGATTGGTTCTCCAGCGCCGTTTCGGATTTTTGCCCACGGAGGCAGCGGCGACAGCTGGGCTTTCCATATCGACACACAAACCGTGTTTTTTCTTGATCACGATGGCGCTGAAACCACGGTGGACATGGGTGTTGATGTTATAACGTTCATCCAGATTGCCGACCAATGGGAGCGTTTACTAAAACAAGCAGATAGCGATGGAACCGAATTCAATGCCACGGAATTTCACCGTGGCATTGAGCAACTCACTCACAGATCGGCCGAAGATTTTCCATGGCCCTATGAGTGGTGATCACTCTGCGGGATTACGAATCTGTCTATGTTCCGGGGCGTGCCAGTCAACGTTGACATTGTCTTTGGTTTCGATCCCCTGATCCGTTGGCATGTGCGGAACCCTCGCGAAAATATTACGGCGCGCACGACCGGCTCGTAATTGTTGCTCAACCCGGTGCGCGATAAGCCCCAACGCATAATTAATCGCGATCATGATCACCGCAACCACAATCAACGACGCCAAATAGTTCCGATTGGTGGCGGACGATTGGATGCCTTGCCGCACAATTTCCACGAAACCGATCTGATAGCCCAACGCGGAATCCTTCAATGCGATCACGGCCTGGGCAATTAGTGCGGGCAACATCGCCGCAACCGCCTGCGGCAGCAGCACTTTCCACATCGTTTGATTATGGCTGAGTCCTAATGCCATAGCGGCTTCATTTTGGCCCTTCGGCAAATTCTTAATCCCGGACCGCACCACCTCCGCTATCACCGAACCGTTGTACAACGTAAGCGAGACGACCACCGCAGCAAAAGCAAGCTGTCTCGGCGGCACCACGGCGTAAACGGCAAACAGCTGGTAGCAGAAAATAATCAGCAGCAATACCGGGATGGCTCGGAAAAACTCCACTACTACGCCGCAACTCCACCGGATAACACGTGTCTTGGCTAATCTTCCCAGACCAAGCGCAACCCCAACGATAATTGCCAGGATGATGGACAAGAATGCGGATTTCAAGGTTCCCAACAATCCTGGGATCAGATAGGTTTTCCAGGTATTTTCGGAAATAAACGGCTGCCACTTGTCCGCAGTTAATTGGCCAGCCTCATATAACGTCCGCAGCACCCAACCCCCCAACAGAATGCCGCACATGATGACGATGATCGACAGAATCGCGTTTCGACGCCTGCCCCTTGGTCCGGGTGTGTCGTATAAAACAGTCGCTCGTGCTTGACTCATTAGTGCTTCACCGCCAATCGTTCAGAAATTCGCCCCAAACCGAGTCCCATTGGCAGAGTCAAAACCATAAAGCCGACCGCAAAACAGCCGAAAATGACCCACAACTGCGCCGCATGATTCTCAATAACTTCTTTCATCAAAAGCGAGGCTTCCGCGACCCCAATTACAGAAGCCACCGTTGTGTTCTTTGTTAATGCGATCAACGTGTTACCCAGCGGCACAATTGCAGCACGAACTGCCTGTGGAAAAACAATGGTGCGAAACGACTGGAAAAACGTTAGCCCCAGTGACCTAGCTGCCTCCGCCTGCCCAAAACTAACAGTATTGATTCCCGACCGCAGAGACTCCGCTACGAAAGCCGAGGTGTATAACACGAAACCAAGCGCGGCCAGGCGGAAGTTATTATCAGCCAAAAATGTTGGCGATTGACGATCCGCCAATTGCAGCCCCAAACTCTGATACAGCCCAAAGGAACAAAACAAGATGACCAAGGTTAACGGGGTGTTGCGAACTGTGGTGATGTAGCCAGCCGCAATCCGACGTAATACTCCAATCGGAGACACGCGCATCGCAACCAGCACCGTGCCCAACACGAGCGAACCCACC
The nucleotide sequence above comes from Corynebacterium mustelae. Encoded proteins:
- a CDS encoding amino acid ABC transporter permease, producing the protein MEAMWSQLGPAIGPAFLVTLKLTIIAAVGSLVLGTVLVAMRVSPIGVLRRIAAGYITTVRNTPLTLVILFCSFGLYQSLGLQLADRQSPTFLADNNFRLAALGFVLYTSAFVAESLRSGINTVSFGQAEAARSLGLTFFQSFRTIVFPQAVRAAIVPLGNTLIALTKNTTVASVIGVAEASLLMKEVIENHAAQLWVIFGCFAVGFMVLTLPMGLGLGRISERLAVKH
- a CDS encoding amino acid ABC transporter permease — encoded protein: MSQARATVLYDTPGPRGRRRNAILSIIVIMCGILLGGWVLRTLYEAGQLTADKWQPFISENTWKTYLIPGLLGTLKSAFLSIILAIIVGVALGLGRLAKTRVIRWSCGVVVEFFRAIPVLLLIIFCYQLFAVYAVVPPRQLAFAAVVVSLTLYNGSVIAEVVRSGIKNLPKGQNEAAMALGLSHNQTMWKVLLPQAVAAMLPALIAQAVIALKDSALGYQIGFVEIVRQGIQSSATNRNYLASLIVVAVIMIAINYALGLIAHRVEQQLRAGRARRNIFARVPHMPTDQGIETKDNVNVDWHAPEHRQIRNPAE